In Jatrophihabitans sp., the following proteins share a genomic window:
- the gnd gene encoding decarboxylating 6-phosphogluconate dehydrogenase, protein MKTQIRERPSRATELEAGMEIGLIGLGKMGGNMAERIRGGGHTVVGFDRSPEAARDVASLEELVSTLAAPRTVWIMVPAGAATEETVLALSELLSEGDLVIDGGNSKYTDDARHAELLAAKGISFLDAGVSGGVWGLKNGYALMIGGAADDVARAQPIFDALKPQGEGGFVHAGSAVGAGHFAKMVHNGIEYGMMQAYAEGYELMAASPLLDNVAETFKSWQQGTVIRSWLLDLAVLALDEDPGLSKLRGYAQDSGEGRWTVEAAIDNAVPMPVITAALFARFASRQDDSPAMKMVAALRNQFGGHAVEAVGSVTASQAISPGAS, encoded by the coding sequence GTGAAAACTCAGATCCGCGAGCGGCCAAGCAGGGCGACAGAGCTGGAGGCAGGCATGGAGATCGGTCTCATCGGGCTGGGCAAGATGGGCGGCAACATGGCCGAACGGATCCGCGGGGGCGGCCACACCGTCGTGGGCTTCGACCGGTCACCGGAAGCGGCGCGCGATGTCGCCTCGCTTGAGGAGCTGGTGAGCACGCTGGCCGCGCCCCGCACCGTGTGGATCATGGTTCCCGCCGGCGCCGCCACCGAGGAGACGGTCCTGGCACTGAGTGAGCTGCTCAGCGAGGGCGACCTCGTCATCGACGGCGGCAACTCCAAGTACACCGACGACGCCCGGCATGCCGAGCTGCTCGCCGCCAAGGGCATCTCCTTCCTCGACGCCGGCGTCTCCGGGGGTGTTTGGGGCCTGAAGAACGGTTATGCGCTGATGATCGGGGGCGCGGCCGACGACGTCGCAAGGGCCCAGCCGATCTTCGACGCGCTCAAGCCCCAGGGCGAGGGTGGCTTCGTGCACGCCGGAAGCGCCGTGGGCGCCGGTCACTTCGCCAAGATGGTCCACAACGGCATCGAGTACGGCATGATGCAGGCCTATGCCGAGGGCTACGAGTTGATGGCGGCCTCACCGCTGCTGGACAACGTCGCCGAGACGTTCAAGTCCTGGCAGCAGGGCACCGTCATCCGGTCCTGGCTGCTGGACCTGGCGGTGCTGGCCCTCGATGAGGACCCTGGCCTGAGCAAGCTGCGCGGCTACGCCCAGGACTCCGGAGAGGGCCGGTGGACCGTCGAGGCGGCTATCGACAACGCCGTTCCGATGCCGGTGATCACCGCGGCGCTGTTCGCCCGGTTCGCCTCCCGCCAGGATGACTCGCCTGCGATGAAGATGGTGGCCGCACTGCGCAACCAGTTCGGCGGCCATGCCGTCGAGGCAGTCGGCAGCGTGACGGCCTCGCAGGCCATCTCGCCTGGCGCCT